CCAGTAGCTTCCGGTGaaggatttttgttttttaggtTGAGAACCTAGGATTTCTCTGTGTTATTTCGTGAAGGATCGTTTTTCTGTGTAATTTGAACTCAGTGTTTAGCTATTAATTTCTTCGCTTTATGTATGATTTGGAATTCAGTAGCGAATTAATATTGGcgagattttttatttttattttagttttgaaGACCGTCTGCTGCATGAATTCAAGTGAGAAATAGTATCATGATGGTGGTGCTTGGTAGATATGCCATTAAGAATGTATGCCAGCTCAAGCTTAGTTTATCTTGGGTTAGGAAGTGTATCAACTAAGTTGGGAAATTTATAATGGTCAGGGTACATGTATTTGAATTTCTTTTAACTCCCAACTACAGTAAGTAATGTTTTGTGTTCAAAGCCTAGAATTTGATTGTGTGGCATTGGTAAGAAGGTTAATTGTAATGACATCTTAAAGTTGGAACTCTGATTATAATTGTCCTCAGGAGATTCCATCAGCCGATTTTGGTTGATGAGCTTCGAGGTTCAGTTTCTTGCTTGGTTGTTTGCTAATTGAAGCATTCTCCTGATGGATGTAAAATAGTAAGTTTTCTTGTTTGGCTATATGTTGCTAGAAGTATTAGCCTTTTCACTGGTTATTCTGGCAGATCCATTAGAATAAGAACAACCGATGTAGGTCAGCAGCTTTCAGTTTGACTAACCAGGAAGCTTGTGTGGGTCCAGATTATAGCCATATCCTGGCAGTATTTACCTTTGTTACCTATGACTCTATGAGCATGAGTTTTTATTGGGATTGGTTATTTTTCGGGTACACTATTCGTAGTTTGTGAGAATTCGTTTCTGTACAGTCCTCATGTCCTGCCATTTCAAGTTGCTGCAGTTCCGCTTTCTGAGGTTCACCTGGTTGCCTCTTGTCCTTTTTAGAGTCTTAAACAGGGAACCTATGATCCTCGAAAATCCTCTGAGGACTTGGTACTTTAGTTCTGCTAAGGTTTTCCAGTGCATCCATCTGACAGGGAGCTTACATGTGGGTCTTATGTTCTTTATTTAAGATTGCATGTCTAACTTAGGTTTAGCATAGCAAGAAACCATGCCATTTCCCTTTCATGCTTTCAAGATTACCAGGAGATGTTGCATCTGTCTAGTTCGATTCGTACCTTGAACCTCGGTAGCTCTGCTCAAGTGGATTCACCATGTATgctcctaatttttttttttggtgttcTTCTAAACGCATTTTGCAACCTCTGTTTCATCAGTATTTTTTAAGTGTCACTGCATCTTACATGTCTTTCTTTTATCTTGCAATCATGTGGGAAGTGTTGACCTTATATTCCATTGCTGgctttttcttttatcttgCAATCATGTGGGAAGTGTTGACCTTATCTTCCATTGCTTGCAGGATGATGGTTTCAGGCTCGCAGCTGGGTAAGACCTGAGAGTGGTTGTCCAACATACACGGGAGCATTTGTACTTGTAAGATGAGAAACTCGAGGCATAATATCAGCATTTGGTTGTTCAATTGAGTTATCAGTAACTCTTTATGGACGCCCTCCTTTGTTACATAGTTATCATCAATTACTAGTgctcctaaatttttgtcccAAATTTTCTGACGCCCCAACTTGTCTGTAACATATGATAATAACAGTGGTTCTGCCATAATCTTTCATTCTAGTGCCTCGTGGCATTCTGTTATGTGGCTTACCTGGGTTTGTGATGACTGCTCCTGACGGTCATGAGAAGTTGTTAACACTGACATCGTTGTCATAAAACGTCTCTACCAGCACCAGGGCCACAAAGttctaaatataaatttgatACACATCAAGAAAATATAATGCATCCAGATGGACTAAGCACATGGCTGTAATGCCCACCATGCCCAAAAGTCTGATGCACATTTTATGGTACATAATTTAAGAACAAAAGAGGGCAGCAAAATCAATTATATTTGGTTGCTCTTGTACAAAACAATGTGAATTGGAAAATGATACTAACAAATGAGAATAGGATATCCAGCTTCACTTCTTAACAACCAACCGAGATGAAATGGGataacaaatgagaaaaaatatGTAGAGCTTCACTTTACAGCCAGCCGAGATTTAATCAAATATGAAGTTATTATTTTATCAGCATCATGTACAAACTATTTACCAAGCATTTGGAGGTCTTTacattgttgtttttctttttacaacAAGTCCAATGCCAAACATAAAAATGAAATTTATACAAAAGGGCTATAGCCTATAGAAAAGGTATAGAAAAGGTATATATGTTGTATACTAGTTAGGATTCACAAAGTGATAGAACTGTACTAGTTAGATACGACGTAAAAGATTACTGATCCTTCTGAGCTCTTCGAGAGCTGCAAGCGCTTTAGCTTGCTCTGTGCTTCCAGGAACATTTTCCCTTGATTTGTCTGCTGAGGCCAACCGTAAATTTGGCTGAAAGAAGACTTCAATAACCTGTCAAATAAGCGAGTAAATTAGCTAAAGGACAACAGACGGACACACTTATTCATAGTGATACCATGAGCCGACCTTAagattatatactccctccgttccataattcttgtctcaaatttgcccaaaactGGATGTacctattcctaaaaagtatcacatgtaatatttcgacaaaaattatggaacggggGGAGTACTTGACAATAGATACAGTTATCTTTCATTATTTTGTATCTTCTTTAGACAGAAGGGCAGGGTTTTTTCTACATGGAAGTTACTAATGTGCTGTTAAAATGAATCTGTCCAGTGTCTTTAATTAGCACAATGCAGGATCAATAAACAAcgccaaaataaaataagagctttagaagaagaaaaaactctAATTATTAAAATTATACATGCCACTAGTTTTTCACAAAAGTAATAGTTGTCTGTTGCATCAAATAATTTGAAGTGCAGTAACAGTTTGCTGCTTTTAATTTCATAGTCAGCAGCTTAAGTCAAGCATGGTTTACCTGAATGTTTTCAATCATTGATTCACCAAGAGACCTTAGTTTTCCGGTCAACTCTTTATCAGCCACACTTGAACTCGAGCCTACGTCAAAACATAGTGTATGCTGTTGATAATCCACCGATCCAACTGTTTGATTTGTGATTGCTGCTTCATCAATCTTACCATTTCTCGGACGGGATTCATCAATCCTACCTTTATGCACAGAGGGTGGATCAGGCTCGTTAACCACCTTCTCATCATGAGAAAAACATGGTTCTTCCGCATGATTGGTATCATGGTCATAATCAGTACCACACGACAAAGATGTGCTGCTGTCCCTCGATAGGTATCCACTAGTTGCTCCAAGAGGATCTCTAATTTCACTGGAAGTTGGGTAGTAACCATGTCCTGCCTCCCATACACCGTTTGAGTTACTTCTAGAAATCTCTGCAATACCTTGACCAACACGATCATTTCGATGTTCTATAGGCATTGGTGGTAAACTATTTACTACTTTAGCAGGAACTGTATCGGTGTCATGAAGTTCATCAACAATAGACTGACTAGTTGAAGTCAAACTGTTCTCCAAATTAGCATCCTTGGTGGTAGAAATATCTGATTCCGTGTTAGAAACACTTCTTCGTAACAATCCCCTTCCCTTCAGCCTAATAACTGGACCACCACTACTCTTGTCTCCTGACATCTGGAGCATCTTCCATGTCTCTTCCCAATAATTGGGTGGAGTCAAGGGATTTTTTCCTTTCAGAGGAGATGAAGGAAGATTTGATTCTAGAGCAAACGGTTGCAATAGTTTGGCTTTCTCAATCAGGTTCGTCAAGTCAATATCTTCAGGAAAATTTAACAGTCTCACCAGGCAAGAGGTCGCATGTTCACTTCCTAGCAAGGAGGATCTGAGATGAAGCATCATTGAAACTGCCATTGACAAAATCAGGGCACCACGGGGAGAACATAAAACCTTAAACTGATACTCTGCTGGACTCTTTATGTCTGTGCAATATGGATGGTTAGGAGAAGAAAATATCTCATCCCAAATAAACAGAAGATTGTCAAGTGAAAATTCACGACCAAATAGAACCCGAAGCCATCGTAGTGCAAAGTACTGAGGTTCTACTCCCAACTCCACGAGATGACTGTGAAGAGAGGAATCCACACTAGCAAGCAAGTGATATATCGCGGATGATGCTTCCCTTACAGGTGTCAAACCTGTGCTTGATTCTGGTGCAGGACTGAGAGAATAGAAGTCAGTGATAGCAACCACACCTTGTGCACCATTCACCAAACCGTTCATCAAATTCTCAAACATACAATAGGCATCATGCTCCATAAACTTTTCAGATAAAATAATACCCAGCTCACCCTCGGCTCCATATTCGTCATTTATCAAGAGGAGGTCCCTGGTATCAGGATCAAGATCGTCCAAACTTCTGATTTTAGCTGCACTACCCTCAAAAGTGTTTGTCCTGTCACTCCTGTGCAGCTTTAACCTATCCGGGAAGGTTTGGCCATCAAAATCGTCATCAAAAAGCTCCTCATGAAGCACCCTGACTTCTTTGAAGTGCTGCACATCAACGTGAAGGACATAGAGCAGAGGAGCTAAGAGTTCGTGCATTCCTGTAGATGAAAATTGATGTACATTATCAGGTGTGCAACAAGAATAGATGGATGTTGGTGTAATTAGTGAAACATGATAGGTCAAAACATTTATCTAGCAGCTCAAACAGCATGTTGAGTTCTACATGTGGTTGGAAACATGTGCACCTACGCATTTATTAATTATACGGCAGAAATAACGCTACTTAGTTTAACAAATAAAACTCTTGAGTCGTGTTCGTGTCATGAAATCAACCAGTGTTACATTATCAATTGCTATGAATAGATTACAACTATTTAAGAAACAGTTTGGGGTTGCAAAATTTCTTGAATAGAATTGGCTTCACAGGTAATATTGAATAAATATGAGGCATGTGAACCAATTCTCTTAGGTATACTGTCTTGCAGGTTTGCAGCCTTAGTTGGATTCTACCACCGTTAGGCCAGATGAGAAGTGCACAATAGCTGAATACACACCAATGACTTACCTTGTTTATATCCAAACTCTGGGTACCTAAGGCTCCATACTAACAGTATACGTTCAAGCATGGCCTGGCATGTGATTGTTTGGAAGAAGTCTCCCAATTCAGGATAGAGTCGGGACAGATCTTGGTTCAGCATTTTCTCAAGTTCCGCATTCTTGAAATATTGACCCCAAGTACTTTCTGCATTCATGATGTACAAAATAATTAgaaccagaaaaaaaagagataataCAAGTAAATGTTTGTGTTGCTTTTCAAGAAAGATGCACAGAACATGAGAAGATGACACTTTCTTGTGTTGCTGAGGATACATGCTGAACCAAGAAAACATCCTGATAAAACTGAACTCACCAGTTCATCTGCCCTATCCCGCCTGCCTCTCCCAAGTCATCCAGCACCAACCATTCAATCAGACAATTGGTAACAGATTCTTATTGATTTTGTTTCACCCAACCAATGTGGAGCCAGGAAAGTGCCCCTCTGGCCCTCTCATGTAAATACTAGTCTAAATCTACAAGTGTCTCAATGAACAAGTGACAACTCAAACAGCATGTACTTGAGGCAAAAAGCTAACCCACCTACCTGGGTTCTGCGACAGTGGATTCTCCACGACAAGGTCCGGAGCGCCTTCCTCATCCTTGGAATGATGGGGGTCTATcaacagccgccgccgcagattCGCATATCTACAAACAATACCAATCCAGGAgtcaaaaccttttttttcaaacccAGCAAACATGCATATGCTGCGCCCATACCAACGAAATCCGACCCTAAGTACATCATCAAACATTTACTGCGATAGGAACAGATCATTTGGAGGAAACGAGGGGGCAAGGGCTGATTGAGGGTGATCTAAACACAAAACATGCGTCGCGCCGTCGCGGGAACAAAAGTAAAACAACCCGCCGTAGAGAAGTGTTAGGCTTGGCCGGGGACCAAAGGATTACGAGGAACCGAGGGGAGGGGGATGACCTGCGACGGGagtcggcagcggcgcggcggagctggTTGGTGGGGACGGCGGGGGAGGACGGGATGACGCCGAGATCTGCGCGCCACCGGGCGCCGCGGAGGCCGGAGAAGCGCGGCCTCGCCGGTGGCTCCGGCATTGCCGCGTCGGCTCAAAGCTCCCTGCCAGCCTCCTAGGCCGCGCTGCGCCCCCTCCAGACAGGGGCACCACCGAACGCCCGCCACCCGCGGTGACGGAGGTGGGAGGGGAGAGCAGACGGAAATCGGCGACGTGTCGATCCGCGATCGCGGCGGAATTGGATTGGGAGATGGGATCGAGGAAGACGCGGGAGCCAGCCAGGAGACCTCGTTGGCCTGACCGCCCGAGGGGCGAGGAGGGAGGTGGGATGtggaagggaaagggaaagaaagcgagggagggagggagaaagCGCCTTGGGTGGCTTGGCTTGGACGGAATGCAAACAAGCGACCCGTTCGTTCGTTCCCTCGGCCAAATGCTTTCTTTCTCTGTGTTTTCCGGTTTCCCTCGGCCAAATCCGTTGCAACAGTCGCTTTTATAGTGTTGGGGCATGttataattttaattttttgacaGGTGGTATCTTGTTGTTTTGAACCGGGATATTCTCTTTTCACTGTTTTTACAACGGATATATGCAGTTTTTATGAACAGCACGGAACAACTGAACAGGAAAGGCAGGAGCGAGTTAGATGTATCCAAAATAACCTCGAGGCCTCGTTAGGATGGTTCAGAGGATTTTCATAAGAAATTCAAAGAATTGAAAATTCCATAAAAAGTTAATTGTAGATACATTCGTTTTGTAGGAAACATCAATAATATCTTTTTAGGAATCAAATTGATTTCTTGTATTTTTGGAAGAAAATGAGCATTAGGTTAACCTCTTTTTCCCCATAAGAATGACTTTGCACAATTCTTCATGATGTCAAGTGACACCTATAACAATCACCGCCCATGCGTTGCAacgaaaaaataaaatacgaGTAAAACACAATGTGTTTCTATGAACACATGAAAACTGAACATATCTCCTGCAAAGTTGTTTTGTGGGTTGCAgcttttgaaattcaaaaagaTCCCAAAAAAATCCAAGTCATTGCAGAAAAGACTTTTGGTTACaccacagaaaaaaaaattcacactatatattgtttattttagagtaaaatgcatcattGGTCCTAATACTTTCGCAAAGGTGTCCAGTTAGTCCTAAGtgtttgaaaatgcacgtcTAGGTCCTACATCTTTGATAAGTGGTTCACTGCAGGTCCTATTCGTATATACGTCTCTTTGGCCTGTCGACGTGACGTTTTGACCTTTGCTACGTGGCCTGGCCCCCAAATGTCAGGTAACCTTTCGAATaagaaaattgcaaaaaatatCCAGCCTCCTCTATTCTTTCCACTGCGCCCCCTCCTCTCTTTTCTCCACTATTCCTCGTCCTATCCCTAGCCGGGTGGCGACTTTGTTGTTGACTTCCTTGACCTGTGAGCGCTTCCGCGCGACGATAGCCTCCACGACGCAGCGCTCCGTGTCGAGGTGGGCGACGGCGCGTGCAACAGACTCCTGCGCAAGGCGGGCCGCGACGAGGAGCACACACGCGGCACGCTCATCGAGCACGCAGCGGCCAATGAGCGCGTAGTAGAAAGGTCGGGTCCGGGAcgcgggagaggaggaagacggcaaGGCCGTGGTTGGAGCAGGGCGTGATAGGACCTAGACGTGCGTTTTCAAcatttaggactaacttgacacctcTGCGAAAGTATTAGGACCGcaggtgcattttactctttatcTTGTAATAATAAAGATGTCTTCCATtccatgatcaaatatcaaaacaGTACAATCTTTCAAAAGAGTTACAAAAGAAATTTTGAGCTACTCTCCTATTCAAGGTACATAAGTTAATTCAATAGCCAACATTCGCTTAAATAGAAGAATAACATAATAACATCTTCCTTCCAACCTTTATATTGACTCAGCCCCATCTTCCGCCAGTACTACATGCGTTGCTACAGGAAATGAAATAGAAGTGAAAACTCAAAACCTTTCCTCATGAAAAATAATACTACCCAATGAGCAAGGATGATTCATTGATAcaaaaatacaacaaaaacACAGTTGTATGACTACAGAAAACAAACTCTGCTTGACtgaacaaataaaagaaatgatTAGGAGGCTAATACACATGTATACCTCATCCACCTTGTTGTTTTAGACGACTAATTTGATTAAGACATCACAGAAAGACAACTGAAATGAGAGTCAAGCAGTGAGTAAACACTACCAACTCCCCTAGATCGAACCATGTAAGATCCCACTATGCTAACAGGCGGATTCAGTCCTTTCAGTATAAGGAAGCTGCTTATATAACCAAGGATAGGATAAGTCTGATTAAAAGGAAAGGTATAGAGGCTTGAAGCACAAAGGAAAACACTGAGCTATAGTGCATTGAGAAGGGAATTATGTTTTGCTGCTCTGGCCAGCTGAACAAAACCTCCAATTCTTCTATTAGTCACGTTAAATGAAACTCATGGCTCAACAGATCATAATAGAgttctccttttctctt
This is a stretch of genomic DNA from Brachypodium distachyon strain Bd21 chromosome 1, Brachypodium_distachyon_v3.0, whole genome shotgun sequence. It encodes these proteins:
- the LOC100824664 gene encoding TBC1 domain family member 5 homolog B isoform X4, translating into MLNQDLSRLYPELGDFFQTITCQAMLERILLVWSLRYPEFGYKQGMHELLAPLLYVLHVDVQHFKEVRVLHEELFDDDFDGQTFPDRLKLHRSDRTNTFEGSAAKIRSLDDLDPDTRDLLLINDEYGAEGELGIILSEKFMEHDAYCMFENLMNGLVNGAQGVVAITDFYSLSPAPESSTGLTPVREASSAIYHLLASVDSSLHSHLVELGVEPQYFALRWLRVLFGREFSLDNLLFIWDEIFSSPNHPYCTDIKSPAEYQFKVLCSPRGALILSMAVSMMLHLRSSLLGSEHATSCLVRLLNFPEDIDLTNLIEKAKLLQPFALESNLPSSPLKGKNPLTPPNYWEETWKMLQMSGDKSSGGPVIRLKGRGLLRRSVSNTESDISTTKDANLENSLTSTSQSIVDELHDTDTVPAKVVNSLPPMPIEHRNDRVGQGIAEISRSNSNGVWEAGHGYYPTSSEIRDPLGATSGYLSRDSSTSLSCGTDYDHDTNHAEEPCFSHDEKVVNEPDPPSVHKGRIDESRPRNGKIDEAAITNQTVGSVDYQQHTLCFDVGSSSSVADKELTGKLRSLGESMIENIQVIEVFFQPNLRLASADKSRENVPGSTEQAKALAALEELRRISNLLRRI
- the LOC100824664 gene encoding TBC1 domain family member 5 homolog B isoform X2; translated protein: MPEPPARPRFSGLRGARWRADLGVIPSSPAVPTNQLRRAAADSRRRYANLRRRLLIDPHHSKDEEGAPDLVVENPLSQNPESTWGQYFKNAELEKMLNQDLSRLYPELGDFFQTITCQAMLERILLVWSLRYPEFGYKQGMHELLAPLLYVLHVDVQHFKEVRVLHEELFDDDFDGQTFPDRLKLHRSDRTNTFEGSAAKIRSLDDLDPDTRDLLLINDEYGAEGELGIILSEKFMEHDAYCMFENLMNGLVNGAQGVVAITDFYSLSPAPESSTGLTPVREASSAIYHLLASVDSSLHSHLVELGVEPQYFALRWLRVLFGREFSLDNLLFIWDEIFSSPNHPYCTDIKSPAEYQFKVLCSPRGALILSMAVSMMLHLRSSLLGSEHATSCLVRLLNFPEDIDLTNLIEKAKLLQPFALESNLPSSPLKGKNPLTPPNYWEETWKMLQMSGDKSSGGPVIRLKGRGLLRRSVSNTESDISTTKDANLENSLTSTSQSIVDELHDTDTVPAKVVNSLPPMPIEHRNDRVGQGIAEISRSNSNGVWEAGHGYYPTSSEIRDPLGATSGYLSRDSSTSLSCGTDYDHDTNHAEEPCFSHDEKVVNEPDPPSVHKGRIDESRPRNGKIDEAAITNQTVGSVDYQQHTLCFDVGSSSSVADKELTGKLRSLGESMIENIQE
- the LOC100824664 gene encoding TBC1 domain family member 5 homolog B isoform X1, with product MPEPPARPRFSGLRGARWRADLGVIPSSPAVPTNQLRRAAADSRRRYANLRRRLLIDPHHSKDEEGAPDLVVENPLSQNPESTWGQYFKNAELEKMLNQDLSRLYPELGDFFQTITCQAMLERILLVWSLRYPEFGYKQGMHELLAPLLYVLHVDVQHFKEVRVLHEELFDDDFDGQTFPDRLKLHRSDRTNTFEGSAAKIRSLDDLDPDTRDLLLINDEYGAEGELGIILSEKFMEHDAYCMFENLMNGLVNGAQGVVAITDFYSLSPAPESSTGLTPVREASSAIYHLLASVDSSLHSHLVELGVEPQYFALRWLRVLFGREFSLDNLLFIWDEIFSSPNHPYCTDIKSPAEYQFKVLCSPRGALILSMAVSMMLHLRSSLLGSEHATSCLVRLLNFPEDIDLTNLIEKAKLLQPFALESNLPSSPLKGKNPLTPPNYWEETWKMLQMSGDKSSGGPVIRLKGRGLLRRSVSNTESDISTTKDANLENSLTSTSQSIVDELHDTDTVPAKVVNSLPPMPIEHRNDRVGQGIAEISRSNSNGVWEAGHGYYPTSSEIRDPLGATSGYLSRDSSTSLSCGTDYDHDTNHAEEPCFSHDEKVVNEPDPPSVHKGRIDESRPRNGKIDEAAITNQTVGSVDYQQHTLCFDVGSSSSVADKELTGKLRSLGESMIENIQVIEVFFQPNLRLASADKSRENVPGSTEQAKALAALEELRRISNLLRRI
- the LOC100824664 gene encoding TBC1 domain family member 5 homolog B isoform X3; this encodes MRKALRTLSWRIHCRRTQVESTWGQYFKNAELEKMLNQDLSRLYPELGDFFQTITCQAMLERILLVWSLRYPEFGYKQGMHELLAPLLYVLHVDVQHFKEVRVLHEELFDDDFDGQTFPDRLKLHRSDRTNTFEGSAAKIRSLDDLDPDTRDLLLINDEYGAEGELGIILSEKFMEHDAYCMFENLMNGLVNGAQGVVAITDFYSLSPAPESSTGLTPVREASSAIYHLLASVDSSLHSHLVELGVEPQYFALRWLRVLFGREFSLDNLLFIWDEIFSSPNHPYCTDIKSPAEYQFKVLCSPRGALILSMAVSMMLHLRSSLLGSEHATSCLVRLLNFPEDIDLTNLIEKAKLLQPFALESNLPSSPLKGKNPLTPPNYWEETWKMLQMSGDKSSGGPVIRLKGRGLLRRSVSNTESDISTTKDANLENSLTSTSQSIVDELHDTDTVPAKVVNSLPPMPIEHRNDRVGQGIAEISRSNSNGVWEAGHGYYPTSSEIRDPLGATSGYLSRDSSTSLSCGTDYDHDTNHAEEPCFSHDEKVVNEPDPPSVHKGRIDESRPRNGKIDEAAITNQTVGSVDYQQHTLCFDVGSSSSVADKELTGKLRSLGESMIENIQVIEVFFQPNLRLASADKSRENVPGSTEQAKALAALEELRRISNLLRRI